One Mercenaria mercenaria strain notata chromosome 12, MADL_Memer_1, whole genome shotgun sequence DNA segment encodes these proteins:
- the LOC123535064 gene encoding uncharacterized protein LOC123535064: MFVKFLCFLVLACIGAEAMVCFKGICDKLPERGPLNCEGSVIKNGGFCRCFDVCAKQEGETCEAEFIRGRPQLGTCDKGLTCKAQEHMIIGAGKCVKSEDSNETVQKPERSTRTLCEQRRISSMISMVVYRGQWFPKCDTQGLFVAEQCDNIGQCFCVDVHTGVVDETTKVLGSANC; encoded by the exons ATGTTTGTCAAGTTTTTATGTTTCCTGGTGTTGGCATGTATTGGTGCAGAGGCGATGGTATGTTTTAAAGGAATTTGTGATAAACTGCCAGAAAGGGGACCGCTGAATTGTGAAGGATCTGTCATTAAGAATGGAGGATTTTGTAGATGTTTTGATGTTTGTGCGAAG caAGAAGGTGAAACATGTGAAGCTGAGTTCATTAGAGGTCGACCGCAGCTCGGCACGTGCGACAAAGGTTTGACGTGCAAAGCACAAGAACACATGATCATAGGCGCGGGAAAATGTGTTAAGTCAGAGGATAGTAATGAAACCGTACAGAAACCAG AAAGATCGACAAGGACATTGTGTGAGCAGAGAAGAATATCATCCATGATTTCAATGGTTGTTTACCGTGGTCAGTGGTTTCCTAAGTGTGATACACAAGGTCTCTTTGTAGCTGAACAGTGCGACAATATAG GTCAGTGTTTCTGTGTTGACGTCCATACAGGAGTGGTTGATGAAACAACAAAGGTTCTGGGTTCAGCCAACTGCTAG